ATTAACTACTACTTTATATAATGACTTATTTTGAGTTATTATTAAAGGTTTATCGGTTCAGTAATTACCGAACGTTTATTTTCGGTTCTCTTTTCTCTCCATATAGATCATTTTTCCCCTTCCTGAAACGAAAACAATCAGTTTATTTGTACTAAGTAGTTTAAAATAAATCGTAATTGGGGGGCTTGTGGTGATAGTATATTTAATTGAGAGAGTTAGTGAGGTGGTTGCAAGGTAGGCTTTCCTGTGAGCTTATCTTGAGGAAAGTCCGGACTCCCGAAAGATCAAACTTGCTGGGTAACGCCCAGTGCGTGTGAGCGTGAGGATAGTGCCACAGAAACATACCGCCTTTATGAGAATAAAGGTAAGGGTGCAAAGGTGCGGTAAGAGCGCACCAGCAGTATCGAGAGGTACTGGCTCGGTAAACCCCGGTTGGGAGCAAGGTCGGAGGAATAAAGGTTGATCTTTTCCCTATTCCGCTTCTGGTGTACCGCTGGAGGTGTTTGGTAACAAACATCCTAGATAGATAACTGCCCCTTATATTTTTTTGATATAGGGAACAGAATCCGGCTTACGTCTAACTCTCTTTTTTTTAACTTATTTGAAATATGAAAGTTACTTTATCTTCTTTACCGAGGGCGATGCGATCGCCATTACTCAAGCGATGACGATTACCCTTTGGTAAAGGAATGTGATTAACATAGGTACCGTTGGAACTTCCTGTATCCTCAAGAAAATAAGAGCCATTGTCCTGCCGAATATCAGCATGAATGCGGGAGACGATTTGAGAGTTGGGAAATCCTGAAACATCAATGTCAGGGGGAATTGTTTCGTTAGCTTTACCAATATGGATAACGGGTAAATCGACTGTTAATTCGATGGTTGTATTGGTTTGTACATGGAGCAAAGTTGCGGAGGGTACCTGTAACAAAGTTTCTTGTTTGGCGGGGGGATTGTCCACCGTGGTAGCCGCCCCTGCGGTGGGGGTTGGGGAGGAAGAGTAACTGGCTATTTCTGCCTCTAAATCTTCAGCGCTTAAACTATCAACTATTTCTGCCTCATGAACACCACTGAGACTAAAACCACATTCACCACAAAAAGTAGCATTTGGTGGTACATCAGCATTGCAGTTAGGGCATTTTGTCGCCGTCATATCACCACTACTGATGGGGGCGAAACAAAGTTCACAAACTGTCGCCCCGTCAGGGTTTTCATGTTGGCAATTAGAACAAGTAATCATAGTGATATATCACTTTAAGAAAAGTATTTTAATTATTGTAATGGAATTATATTTCTCCCATTTTAACCCCAATATTCCCTAGAATCTTCTATTATCTTTTTGAACAGATCCATTTTTGCTTAGGCATCTATGGCTCGGACAATACCATAACCATTGATATTGAGATATTTTTGGGCTGCCCTTTGAATGTCATCAACTGTTAAACTACGTAAACTATCTGTATAGTTAAAGGCTAAATCTAAATTTCCTAATTGAGAATAATAATAACCATAAAGATTGGTGCGATCGCTCGGTTTCTCACTATGAAAAATAAACTGATTTGCCACCAAGTTACAAACCCTTTTTAACTCAGATTCAGCAATGCCATTATCCTGAATATCCTTAATATGATCAACTATTTGCCCCTCCACCTGATCTAAATTATCTTTTGATAACTGACTACCAATATAAAACACACCCTGCACCTGATGAGTCATATTACTAGCCGAAATACCTTTTACCAATCTCTTGTCTTCCCTCAGACTACGAAATAGTCGAGATAACTTACCTTGCCCTAAAACCACCGCCAAAACATCAAGGGCAAGGGTATCCTCAAAACTCATTAAGCCGGGTACACGCCACATCATAATCATTCGAGATTGTTTGAGGGCAGAGTCCACATATTCCTCCCTAATGATTTCCTCAAAAGGAGACTCGGAAACAAAAGGAGTTTTTACCATTTCTTGCCCTCGGGAATAATGTTCCATGGTTTCGGCGACAATGGCGGTTAAATCTTCTACGGGTAGATTGCCCACTGCATTAACTGTCATAGATGCGGGTTGGTACCAATAGCGATGAAAATTGTACATTTCTTCTCTGCCCAAAGGTTCTATACTTGCTTGTGTACCCAGAATCGGACGACTGTAGGGCAGATTAGGGAAACAGATATTCATCGCCTTTTCAAAGGCTAAACGGCGAGGATTATCATTGGCACGGCGGATTTCTTCTAGGACAACTAATTTTTCCCTGACAAATTCTGCGTCGGGCAGACTACTATTTAAAACTAAGTCTAGCTGTAAAGGTGCTAAATCAGCAAAGTTTTCGGGGGAGCAGGTGACATAAAAATGGGTATATTCTTGACTGGTGGCGGCATTAGTGAGGGCGCCCCTAGATTCGACAATTTTTTCAAATTCCCCACACAGTAGTTTTTTGCTCCCTTTAAAGATCATGTGTTCTAAAAAGTGAGCCATGCCATTAATTTGGTTACTTTCCACGGCCGAACCAATGTTAAACCAAACATTAAAGTTAACTGCATCTACGGGCATTTGTTCTGCGATGATGGTTGCACCGTTAGATAATTTGGTAATAGTAGGAATATTACGTAGTGTTGGTTTAACTGCCGTTAAAGTCATCAGTATTATTTGAAACTAGGTTTTACTTTATCATTCTAGTGTATTCCACCAAAATAGGGATTGGAGCATTTTGATATAAAAAAACTGCCCCTTGTTAGAGACAGTTTTTTGTTGTTTCCCCAGTGGGGGTGATTACTTGAAAAAATTGTGATAACTGAGTGGATACAGTTTATTTGTAGTTAGCCCAACTCACGAGAGGTAAATTTCTCGATGGTGGCTTGAGTTTCATAGACAAAATTATGATTGTTATCCTTGATCTTGTTCATGCTAGGAAGAAGGTTGCGAGATTGGAGGCTCATGTGTAGCTGTAAATGAGCAACATAATCACTTACATCTTCCTTGGAAGAAGGGGGAATATTTGGTTTTAAGTTCATTGTTTCCTGCTTATAATATGGCTATGATTAGTAAACCTTATCATTTTTTTTTCGATCAGTCAAGTTTTGTTCGTCGTTTGCTATTGATAAGAATAGCTATAAAATTTACAATTAATTATTATTATTGATTATTATATTAAATAATATGAATAACCCCCATAATGTCCCTGATAAATATAAGAGTATGGATTGGTATGCGATCGCCTGTAAGGTGAGAGCTAAGTATGAAAAGTTAAAGGAAAATAATCATAATTTAGAAAAATCGTTGTTGGGTTATCAAAAGGAAATTGAAGTAAAGGAAAGGGTTATTTATGAACAAAATCAAGAGTTAGAAGTTTTCCAAGAAAATGTTAATAAACTTTACCATCAAATAGAGGAAGATAAGGCAAAAATTAGGGAGCAAAAGTTACTGATGGAAAAGTTAGCCCAGGAATTAAAGGATTCTCAAATTCAACGGGGTGCTTTGGAAAGGGAATGCTCTTTGTTACAGGAAAATTATAATCAGTTACAGTATCAGATAAAGGAAAAGGAGAAGGAGAATAAGGAATTAAATATTAGGTTACAAAGGCAGCAGAGATCTACTTTGGAGTATAAAGCGGCTTTGGATCAATATTTGGAGTCTCCTGTGGCACAAAAGCCCAAAATAATTCAATCTGATAAGACTACCATCAAGTCTTGGTCTGAGGTTACTAATCCTAAAAATAGTTCTGAGCAAACTAATATTAATCAATTGTCTAACTTTGCGATCGCCCCTGTACCTAATTTTGTTAATATTCCTTTAGTTAATGAAGATAAAAAGAAGGTAGAAAAAGAAGAAATAAAACCTTCTCAAGAGTTAGAAAAAAAAGAAGAAAAACCTCTTGACAATGAAATAAAAGAGGAAGAAATAAATGAAAAAAAGAAACAGGAAAATATCCAAAAAAAGATAAAAACTATTAATTTATTATCCGATATAAAACCATCTAAGGATGAATCCAATAAAAATAAGGAGGACCAAAAAATTATTATTGATTTACCTGATTTTTTTAAAAATAAGCGTGAGGAATAGTTTTTTGTGATTTTTATTCCTAGCTTTTTTGTTGTTTTACTAACCAGTTTTTTACGGCAAAGGTTGCCTGACAGTCATCTTCGTTATACATCAAAATATAACCTAAATAAGTGCGATCGCCCGTATTTAACCATTTATCATACCAAACCACACATTGATCTCCCCCTAAATTATTAGCATCATAATCAGGGGGGATGCGCCATTGAAAATTTAACCATTTACCCAAAGATTTCAAAGAATAACTTTCGATAGGTAAAAGATAATTTTGAGTGACAAATTTATGAACATCAATAAATCTTTTTAACAATGGCTGAATCAAACTATTAGGAGTTTTATAAATACTAGCTAATCTTTTAATAGTTTCCACCTCATATCCCGAAAAATGATAAATAAAACTATCAGGATAACCATTGATAAACTCAAGAAAACTTAACCATATATCTTTTTCTCCCTCCAAAGTTTCGGCTAAAAAACTATAATATTTTTTGATTTTTTGACTATTATCAACCAACAAAACCCCTAGTAAATAATCAGTTTGTCGATCTGGCTCTGCCTCTATATCAAAATAAAGCTCAATATTACTACTAGGAATTATATTAACAGTATCTCTTTTTAAAACAGGGCTATTAGATTTTAACGACTGAATTTGCTTAAAAAGAATCCCTCCCCCATCATGCTCAAATATTTGATTTAATTCAGCGAAAGATAAATCAATAAGTTTATCAAAACTCCCCACACCTTTTTGTTTTAGAATATCGTATTTTCGAGGAGTAATACCCGGTATTAAAGATGGATGATTTTGTCTTAGGGCAAGACTATGACACTCACTATACCACTCACACAAACCGCATTTTTGACGAGAAATAAACACCTCGGGGGCATCCTCATTCATAAATAATCTTTGACAATCATCAATCACTTCCTGCACCCTTGGCAACCAAATGCCCAAGTTGACGCTATATCTCTTAAAACTCCTGACAATAAAATCTGCATGGGTAGGCATCAATCCCTGATTGCTTCCCAATACCCATGCCTGAAAAGCTGCCACCAGTTTATATTCTGGTTTATGATTTTTGCCTAAATGAGTATTGACTGTTATGTAACTCCAATTTCCGAAACGAGAGGGAATATTTTGTTTTATTAGTAATGTGGGGCTGGTTTCAAAAACAAGATTGTGATATTTTCCCTCCATCTGATAGCTAAGTTGTCCATTATAAATACAATCAACCCCCTGATTCATCAAATCCAAGGTTGACTCGATGTAAGAGTTACTTGTCGTCGAAAAAATAGGATGCTCAATCTGCCAATTATTATGCTCTATAACCTTTTGAGTGTGGAGGATTCTTTCCTGCTTGAGTTTATTAACAAAATCTCTTTCTGGTGGTTTTTCACCCTCATAGTGAAAATTTAGAAAAGCCTTGCGTTTACACCTCTTATATTGAAGCAGAGTATCATCAGTTATGAGCATCAATAGTGATTTATAAGTTATGGATTAGTTATTCATTATTTTAATATCTTACTCACCAAAGCTTATAAAATAAAAATTCCCCTTGCTAAAACCTTGGAATGGTAATAAATGAGGGGAATCATGGTACAACGATAAAGATAAAACTATCTAAATTTCATCCCAACCAGTTACGCCAGAAGACATCATATAACTGGTTACACTGGCTTCAAAAAAGTTTGCCTTGGTGCTACCTTCTTTTTTGGTGTCAGAAAACTTCTCTAAATGAGTATAAGGACTCTTAGCATACTTGGCATCGGTGTAAAGAGGTTCTAAACCGATCGCCCTTAATCTAATATTAGCAAGATATTTGGTATAACGTTCAGTGCTAGATTCGGTAATACCGAGGATGTTGTTACCGACAATATGATTAGTCCAACGACATTCATGTTTCACTGCGGTATCAAACATTTCATAAATTTGGTCGAGGGAATAATTAAAAGTGTTCATCGCCTCGGGGATTAATCTTTGGTATAATCGAACGTGGCTTAATTCGTCACGGTTAATCATCTTGAAAATATCCGCTGAACCGGGCATTAACATCCTAGCGGCTAAATTGTAGAAGAAAATAAACCCGTTATAAAAATATAAACCCTCTAATAAATAATCACTTAAAAGGGCGATAAAATAGTTTTCTTTGGTAGGATTATCAATGTATTTTTGATAATAACCAGCGATAAATTCACAACGGGCAGAAAGCACTTTATCCGTACGCCAAAAATCATAAACTTGATCTCTTTTATCACTAGGGATAATGGTTTCAATCATGTATTGATAGGCGTGATTGTGCATCCCCTCCTGAGAAATTTGTTCTGCCATACAGAGGCTAATTTCTGGGGCTGTAATAGAACTTTTTAGGTGAGGAATATTACAAGTTTGTACAGAATCAAGGAAGGTTAAATAAGATAAAATACCTTCAAATGCACGTCTTTCTTCTGGGGTTAAATTCCAATAATCGGTAACGTCTTGGGTAATGTCTAGTTTTTGCGGGATCCAAAAATTTTCCCTCATTTGTTGATATAAACCAATGGCCCAAGAATAACGAACATCGTTGAGTTGCATAAGGTTGGTGGTATTGCCAAACCAAACACTACGATTTTCAATTCTATCGTCACCCCCCGGATTAAAAATTGGGGTGAGGGGCATTCTTTGATTATTATTCGGTGCGCTTGCTACCATAGATTAAAAATATATATTTTGATGATGGCGTGTGTAGATCTAAATTATAACAAAATATTAAGATGTTTCGGAAAGTTTTTTATTAGTTATTTTTTGCTTAGTTTTTCATTACGTGGATTTAAAAAAATAATTATTTTTCTATTTTATATACTTTAAAATATTGAAATTATTTTGATATTAATTATTAACTATGTTGTTTAACTTAGGTTTAAACAAGTTAGTAAATATCCCTTGTGAGGGGCTAAATAAGAAGGACAAAAAGAATAAAAAAGTCGCCACTAAAACTATGGCAGGACCAGAAGGAATATTATAATAAAAACTGATATACATTCCGCTAATACTAGAAACTACTCCCACGAGTACCCCCACTAACATTACTTGATGGAGTCTTGTTACTAATAAATAGGCGGTGGCAGAAGGGGTAATGAGCAAAGATAGGACGAGAATAACGCCCACTGCTTTTAAACTGGCAACTATGGTCAAGCCAATGAGGATCATTAGGCTAAAATCAAGCCAATATACGGGTAAACCCACAGATTGCGCCCCTAGTTTGTCGAAGGTGTAAAATAATAATTCTTTGTAGAACAAGATTACTATAAAGAGGATAAAAAGGGCGATCGCAATGGTATCCCGAACCTCAGTGACACTAACACTTAAAATGTTGCCAAAAAGAAAGTGATTGAGGTCAATTTTATTGTCTTTTTGGACAACGGTAATGAGGGTAATTCCCAAAGCAAAAAAGGCAGAAAAAACAATGCCCATGGCTGCATCTTCCTTGATTTGAGAGTTATTTCTAATCACATTTATTAAAATTGTACTCAATAATCCTGCGATAAATGCCCCTGTAAAAATATTCCAGTCAAAAATAAAGGCGATCGCCAAGCCGGGTAGTACAGAATGACTGATGGCATCCCCCAAAAGGGCTAACCGTTGCACCATCAAATAAGTACCCACCACGGCACAAATGATACCCACCACCACCGCCACAATTAACGAGCGTTGCATAAAACCGTATTGTAAAGGCTCAATCAAAAAATCCATCTTTGTAGAAAATAAAATGCAAAAAAAACTTTTGCCATTTATATAAAGTAATAATTTCAATTATATCTCTCTATGGTAAGGCTCTGATGTTGCTAAATGCCTTATAAAATTCATGAATTATTACCATGATAAATGTGATGGGCGATCGCCTTTGAAGCCCCCGCAGAGCCAATCCTTTCCAAACCATTCTCACGACAATCCGCCAAATATTGTTCATCTTCAACAATTTCCATAATTTCCCTTGCCCCCTGACTAAACATCAAATCCAAATCATCATATTCAGTAACCGTGCGAATATTAGGGCCTAAATAACGCATTTGAGCCTCCGCAAAACGATAAGTAAATTGAGGGCCATCCCCGATAATTTGTACTACGGGCTTACCCAAGCCTACCCCTTGCTCTACTGCAGTTCCGGCCATACCCAAAATTACATCACTTTTAATCAAAATTTCTGCAAAAGTGTTATAAAACAACTCAATTATAACATTTTTTTCTTTTATTTTTTTAGTTAAAATTAACTTATCAGGCTTTTCTTTCAAAGAAATATAATCTTTTTTTTCACCCTTTTTAAACTCATTAGGAAAATAAAAATTCCAACCTAACTTTTTAGCAATATCAGCCACATCACTATAAATAATATCCGTCACCAAAGCCCCACAAAAACGCCATGATTTTGACGACAAATGAATTAATCTTTCACAAACTTGAATTTGTAGCTCTAAATTATTAACTGCTTCAGGTAAACGACTACCCGGTAACAGTGCCACCATTAACACCTCAGAATCATTATTAATGGCATTACCCAAATAATCATAGCTCAAGCGGTCAGAATCAAATTTAAGAGCATCCATAATAGGATAACCATAACAAGTCACCTTTTTTATGCCCTGTTTTTGTAAATCCCTCGCCGTAAAATTATCCTTGGTAAAGACTCCTAAACAAAGAGAAGAGTTGAGCAAAAAACGACTGAATAAAGGTAAACCTAATTTACCTTCATAATAGCTAGAGTAAGCCACTAAAAAAATGACAAATTTTTTTCTAATCAAAAAACAGAATAAAAGAGGAACAATATCACCAATTGCCACAAATATATCATATTTATTTCTAAGTTTAAAAAAAGTGAAAATTTGTCTAAAAGTTAAACCTAACAATCCTGCCCCCAAATCCTTAATAAAATTCCCCGGATTCAGATAAAACATTCCCCCTGATGGCATGGTCAAAGTAGGAGCCACAATCCGAAAACCTCTGCGAAGATAACTTTTTCCTTGCCCCACAATAGGAAAAGCATCCACCATTAAATCAGAATCAATTTTGTTTAAAGCCTCGGCAATTAAACTACCATTCAAATCTTCTCCATGACCATTACTAATAAATAAAATTTTTTTCATAAATAGTATCTAACACCAATCTTTTATCAAAATCATGTATCACAACCAACTAATTAATAATTACCAAATTATCTCGATGAATTACCGTTTCTGCCCCTTCATAACCAAGTATGTCATTAATATTATGTGACTTTTTACCCTTAATTAACTGCAACTCATTACTACTATAATTAACAATACCCCTTGCTATTTTTAAATTATCCTGAGAATATAAATCTACCGCATCGGCACTATAAAAATCTCCCTCCACAGCAATAATTCCAGCGGACAAGAGAGATTTTCCCTGTTCAGAAATAGCTTTGAGGGCGCCATCATCCAGATATATTTTCCCTTTAGAAACCAAGCCATTGGCAATCCATCTCTTACGGGCATTTTCAGGACGGGGCTGGGGTTCAAATCTTGTCCCGATCGCCCTTCCTGCTAAAATTTTAATGATATTACTAGGCTTCTTACCATTGGTAATCACCGTGGTAACCCCTGCACCCGTAGCGATACGTGCCGCCGTAATTTTTGTCACCATTCCCCCTGTACCCCAACTCGTACCACTACCCCCCACACTAATATCTAAATTGGATAACTCATCACTAGCCACCAAATCAATAGGAGTCGCAGAAGGAACTAAACGAGGATCCGCAGAGTATAATTTATCAACATCGGTCAATAAAAACAACCAGTCTGCCCCCACCAAACTAGCTACCAAAGCCGAGAGGGTGTCATTATCACCAAATTTTAACTCATCCGTTGCCACCGTATCATTTTCATTAACCACAGGAATAACCCCCAAATCCAACAATGCCTGGAGGGTGTTATTCGCATTGACGTAACTACTTCTTTCCTTAAAATCGTGACGGGTAAGAAGAATTTGGGCAATGGGTTGTCCTAAATTGTTAAATAAGTCATCATAGATACGAATTAAACGTCCTTGTCCTACGGCGGCAATGGCTTGTTTTTGATGCAAAGTTTGAGGGCGTTTACTAATACCCAATCTGCCACAACCAACTCCTACGGCGCCCGAGGAAACAAGAATTACCTGATAACCTTGTTGTCTTAAGTTGGTTAGGGTTTCCACAAGGGTGGCAATGGTGGAGAGGGCCAGACTGCCTGTGTCGGGAACAGTTAAACTAGAAGTACCTATTTTGATAACGATAATTTGATTCATTAATCACCGAGGGTTGGGTGTTAGGTTTGAGGGTTTATTAACTACAAAATAATCCTACACGAATTATTGACTTTGAACCATTTTAATATGGGGTGTTTGTAGAAAAAACCCTAACACCCTTTGTCAATCTCATGACTTCACGTTTTGGGGCAACTGTTATTTATCCATCGCCTGTTGCATTACCCTTAGTTGCTGTAACCTTTGATTTTGTTGTTCAATTTGGATTGATAAAGAGTTACAAACTAAATCGCATAATTCAAAGACAAAAGGATTAGATATTTGATAGTAAACGTTAATTCCTTTTTGAGTGCGATTAACAATTCCTGCCCCTG
The sequence above is a segment of the Cyanobacterium stanieri PCC 7202 genome. Coding sequences within it:
- a CDS encoding glutamate 5-kinase (PFAM: PUA domain; Amino acid kinase family~TIGRFAM: glutamate 5-kinase~COGs: COG0263 Glutamate 5-kinase~InterProIPR005715:IPR011529:IPR001048:IPR002478:IPR 019797:IPR001057~KEGG: cyh:Cyan8802_1015 glutamate 5-kinase~PFAM: aspartate/glutamate/uridylate kinase; PUA domain containing protein~SMART: PUA domain containing protein~SPTR: Glutamate 5-kinase;~TIGRFAM: glutamate 5-kinase); translated protein: MNQIIVIKIGTSSLTVPDTGSLALSTIATLVETLTNLRQQGYQVILVSSGAVGVGCGRLGISKRPQTLHQKQAIAAVGQGRLIRIYDDLFNNLGQPIAQILLTRHDFKERSSYVNANNTLQALLDLGVIPVVNENDTVATDELKFGDNDTLSALVASLVGADWLFLLTDVDKLYSADPRLVPSATPIDLVASDELSNLDISVGGSGTSWGTGGMVTKITAARIATGAGVTTVITNGKKPSNIIKILAGRAIGTRFEPQPRPENARKRWIANGLVSKGKIYLDDGALKAISEQGKSLLSAGIIAVEGDFYSADAVDLYSQDNLKIARGIVNYSSNELQLIKGKKSHNINDILGYEGAETVIHRDNLVIIN